One segment of Thermosulfurimonas sp. F29 DNA contains the following:
- a CDS encoding PilW family protein — MRRRNKTRGLSLVELLVALVIGLLALGAFLEVYQILLRQYVRKVTVLESELSEAVSIEILRKDLSLTGFGIPANETSPILSWNDTEITLLSTAANIDSRRALSWGYCFDGTPYNLGKGDFTEAESCITLDDELYPLNCSCNCDGCPEKTFYFVFAYNGTTTVRYFLKATDVPDYCAEGTRVLEREEVGAAGGPYPVLDCVAAMRVYVGLDLSGNGTLTWRETSSGLSSGEIRRARRVIVYLLVQEGKSQAGSVSVTEFPISYPVNEVLRAPSDGYRWRIIRVYSPLENLERRTL, encoded by the coding sequence ATGAGACGAAGGAATAAGACCCGGGGACTTTCCCTGGTGGAGCTTCTGGTAGCCCTGGTGATAGGGCTTCTGGCCCTGGGAGCCTTTCTTGAGGTCTATCAGATTCTTCTCAGGCAGTATGTCCGAAAAGTAACCGTTCTTGAGAGCGAGCTCTCCGAGGCGGTGAGTATCGAAATCCTCCGAAAAGATCTTTCTCTGACCGGTTTCGGAATTCCCGCAAACGAAACCAGTCCAATCCTTTCCTGGAACGACACCGAGATCACCCTTCTTTCCACCGCGGCCAATATTGATAGCCGCAGGGCCCTGAGCTGGGGCTACTGCTTCGATGGAACCCCTTACAACCTTGGAAAAGGTGACTTTACGGAAGCGGAATCCTGCATCACCCTGGACGATGAACTCTATCCTTTGAACTGTTCCTGTAATTGCGACGGATGTCCGGAAAAGACTTTCTACTTCGTATTCGCTTATAACGGTACCACCACGGTGCGTTATTTCCTGAAAGCCACAGATGTTCCGGACTATTGCGCAGAGGGTACCCGCGTTCTCGAAAGGGAGGAGGTGGGAGCGGCGGGAGGACCGTATCCGGTGCTCGATTGCGTGGCGGCCATGAGGGTTTATGTGGGCCTTGATCTTTCAGGAAACGGGACCCTTACCTGGCGTGAGACCTCCTCGGGCCTTTCCTCCGGGGAGATTCGCCGGGCCCGGCGGGTGATCGTATACCTCCTGGTTCAGGAGGGGAAGAGTCAGGCCGGGAGCGTGTCCGTTACCGAATTTCCGATAAGTTATCCGGTGAACGAAGTTCTGCGGGCTCCCTCCGATGGTTATCGCTGGAGGATTATTCGAGTGTACTCGCCCCTCGAAAACCTGGAAAGGAGAACCTTGTGA
- a CDS encoding prepilin-type N-terminal cleavage/methylation domain-containing protein, whose amino-acid sequence MVRGHAFPFPAPSGFSRGGTAGADNLLVRKVKPVKGLTLIELLVVMALLVVLAGFGLSGIQGVLHRWFLKRDLERIYASLKEAQRLAFVRKRACGVWFGGETFDTLEIRCDASSPLDEDIEDRDDLRIKVINLRNTFQHSLRSRYILFKPEGFTSNLMSICPEDNGTLTVRNCIKINRVRISFGTWSGGPCNDENCR is encoded by the coding sequence GTGGTTCGTGGGCACGCCTTCCCCTTCCCCGCCCCTTCTGGTTTCTCCCGGGGAGGGACTGCGGGGGCGGATAATCTATTGGTTCGAAAAGTGAAGCCGGTAAAGGGTTTGACCTTGATAGAACTTCTGGTGGTGATGGCTCTGCTGGTGGTTCTGGCCGGTTTCGGACTTTCGGGGATTCAGGGAGTGCTCCATCGCTGGTTCCTTAAACGGGATCTGGAAAGGATTTACGCCTCCTTAAAAGAGGCCCAGAGGCTGGCCTTCGTCCGCAAACGGGCCTGCGGGGTATGGTTCGGAGGAGAAACCTTCGATACCCTTGAAATACGCTGCGACGCCTCCTCCCCCTTGGACGAAGACATAGAGGATAGAGATGACCTCCGGATAAAGGTTATAAATCTACGAAATACTTTCCAGCACAGCCTCCGAAGTCGATATATTCTCTTTAAGCCCGAAGGATTCACCTCTAATCTCATGAGCATCTGCCCGGAGGATAACGGGACCCTGACGGTGCGAAACTGTATCAAAATAAACAGGGTAAGAATATCCTTTGGAACTTGGAGCGGCGGGCCGTGCAACGACGAAAACTGTCGCTAA
- a CDS encoding prepilin-type N-terminal cleavage/methylation domain-containing protein yields the protein MQRRKLSLKGYSLVEVMVSLMILLIIAVGILEAMRIFVSRELESVFRREAARLAAACLEELRLGAPCFGFTDCGGGTCTGNYTYRIKNLSKDFLLTFTDPSLIGNGTEVFVRVEYSFRGVQKEMEMRTWITPYETKE from the coding sequence GTGCAACGACGAAAACTGTCGCTAAAGGGGTACTCCCTGGTGGAGGTCATGGTGAGTCTCATGATTCTTCTCATCATAGCCGTGGGAATTCTCGAGGCCATGAGAATCTTCGTGAGCAGGGAACTGGAATCCGTCTTCCGCCGGGAGGCTGCACGCCTGGCCGCGGCCTGTCTGGAGGAACTGCGTCTGGGCGCTCCCTGTTTCGGTTTCACCGACTGCGGGGGCGGGACCTGCACGGGAAATTACACCTACCGAATAAAGAATCTCTCCAAGGACTTCCTCCTGACTTTTACCGATCCTTCCCTTATCGGAAACGGAACGGAAGTCTTCGTGAGAGTAGAATATTCTTTTCGGGGAGTTCAAAAAGAAATGGAAATGCGCACCTGGATAACCCCTTATGAGACGAAGGAATAA
- a CDS encoding cobyrinate a,c-diamide synthase: MNLSKVRGFVIAAPWSGAGKTVVACGLIRAFRRKGITVAPFKVGPDYIDPAYLERAAGRPCYNLDAWFCPGEALRRSMSRGMRGADLAVVEGVMGLFDGIGGTPRASTAEVARILELPVLIVLPAKSLSATAAALLKGLLEYDPELTFLGVILNGVGSARHERILRRAVSGLDLPVLGAIPREEILALPSRHLGLVQAEEMDLEERLEQWGETLIRRVDLDFVLYRACEKPLALPHPSSPLTPAVIPGKKVAVARDRAFSFYYRENLDLLEEAGAKILFFSPLRDPFPEEAEALYLGGGYPELFAEELSRRTDLRNTLLRRIKEGLPVLAECGGFMFLLEGIETGGTFYPMMGILPGVARMERRLRSLGYREVRFLRDSFLFPKGSLARGHEFRYSMVLKGELSGLEVRDAEGRTVETFGVVRENLVASYIHFHFGFLPEVVANFLV; this comes from the coding sequence ATGAACTTAAGTAAGGTCCGTGGCTTTGTAATCGCCGCGCCCTGGAGCGGGGCGGGGAAGACGGTTGTCGCCTGCGGGCTCATCAGGGCTTTTCGGCGAAAGGGAATTACCGTGGCCCCCTTCAAGGTGGGGCCGGACTACATAGATCCCGCCTATCTCGAAAGAGCCGCAGGGAGGCCCTGCTACAACCTGGACGCCTGGTTCTGCCCGGGTGAGGCCCTGCGGAGGAGTATGTCCCGCGGGATGCGCGGGGCGGATCTTGCCGTGGTGGAGGGAGTCATGGGGCTCTTTGACGGGATCGGAGGGACCCCCCGGGCCTCCACCGCCGAGGTGGCCAGGATCCTGGAGCTTCCGGTGCTCATCGTGCTTCCGGCCAAAAGCCTCTCGGCCACCGCCGCGGCCCTCCTCAAGGGGCTTCTGGAATACGATCCCGAACTCACCTTCCTGGGCGTCATCCTTAACGGCGTGGGAAGCGCCAGACACGAAAGGATCCTCCGCCGGGCCGTCTCCGGGCTGGATCTCCCGGTGCTGGGGGCCATTCCCCGGGAGGAAATCCTGGCCCTTCCCTCCCGGCACCTGGGGCTGGTACAGGCCGAGGAAATGGACCTGGAGGAAAGACTCGAGCAATGGGGGGAGACCCTCATCCGAAGGGTGGACCTGGACTTCGTCCTGTATCGGGCCTGCGAAAAACCCCTTGCCCTGCCCCACCCCTCCTCCCCGCTCACCCCTGCGGTCATCCCGGGAAAAAAAGTGGCCGTGGCCCGGGATCGGGCCTTTTCCTTCTATTACCGGGAAAACCTGGATCTTCTCGAGGAGGCCGGGGCGAAGATCCTCTTCTTTTCCCCTCTGAGGGACCCCTTTCCCGAGGAGGCGGAGGCCCTATATCTGGGAGGGGGATATCCGGAACTATTTGCGGAGGAGCTCTCCCGGAGGACGGATCTCAGGAATACCCTTCTACGCAGAATAAAGGAGGGGCTTCCGGTGCTCGCCGAATGCGGGGGCTTCATGTTTCTTCTGGAGGGTATAGAAACCGGGGGAACCTTTTATCCCATGATGGGTATCCTTCCCGGAGTGGCGCGCATGGAAAGGAGATTGCGCTCTCTGGGGTACCGGGAGGTGCGTTTTCTCCGGGACAGTTTCTTATTTCCCAAAGGCTCGCTCGCCAGGGGCCACGAATTCCGGTATAGTATGGTCCTCAAAGGCGAACTCTCCGGCTTAGAGGTGAGAGATGCGGAAGGACGCACGGTGGAAACCTTCGGGGTGGTCCGGGAAAATCTCGTGGCCTCTTACATCCATTTTCACTTCGGTTTTTTGCCGGAAGTGGTGGCTAACTTTCTCGTTTAG
- a CDS encoding HAMP domain-containing sensor histidine kinase, with translation MRIRTPGELFRLALLILVLSLILVYLAALLGFTVSAETPFPPAEFARYLFFWVALAGVALAYLLFVFFRAYERHARRQELFLRVLILSLSHRFGNFLSAQKVKLSLAESRPEALSELRESLSLMEKDLARLLKLLRYFLEEGPAAYEEPPREVAERVLKRLEADWGRRKIRLRLERLPNFLRSPEGELLLYLLLENAYRHGGEWIYLRAGRFRGRVYLALGNDCRPSPSPGSGLGLYLSRRLSEHLGLRLRIESRRNRFWVLLSA, from the coding sequence GTGAGGATCCGCACCCCCGGAGAACTTTTTCGTCTGGCTTTACTCATCCTGGTGCTTTCCCTGATCCTGGTTTATCTCGCCGCTCTCCTGGGTTTTACGGTCTCCGCCGAGACCCCTTTCCCCCCGGCGGAGTTCGCCCGTTATCTCTTTTTTTGGGTGGCCCTGGCCGGAGTGGCCCTGGCCTACCTCCTTTTCGTCTTTTTCCGGGCCTATGAAAGACACGCCCGTCGCCAGGAACTCTTCCTCCGGGTCCTGATCCTCTCCCTCTCCCACCGCTTCGGCAACTTCCTTTCCGCCCAGAAGGTAAAACTCTCCCTGGCCGAGTCCCGCCCCGAGGCCCTCTCCGAGCTCAGGGAAAGCCTCTCCCTCATGGAAAAAGATCTTGCCCGTCTGCTGAAACTCCTCCGGTACTTTCTGGAGGAAGGCCCCGCGGCTTACGAGGAACCTCCCCGGGAGGTGGCGGAACGGGTCCTTAAGAGACTCGAGGCGGACTGGGGGAGAAGGAAAATCCGCCTGCGCCTTGAGCGACTCCCGAACTTCCTGCGTTCTCCGGAGGGGGAGCTTCTACTCTACCTCCTTCTCGAGAACGCCTATCGACACGGAGGGGAGTGGATTTACCTTCGGGCCGGACGCTTCCGGGGCCGGGTCTATCTGGCCCTGGGCAACGACTGCCGCCCCTCCCCTTCTCCCGGAAGCGGCCTAGGGCTCTATCTCTCCCGCCGCCTGAGCGAACACCTGGGTCTGCGGCTCCGTATAGAATCCCGCCGCAATCGCTTCTGGGTGCTCCTCTCCGCTTAG
- a CDS encoding pilus assembly protein, with amino-acid sequence MGDYPYTGFGQPGNADPDHPYTHLIRFINYISPDGRTSTGPAMWEAYDYFKQQDDHNYANDFDLAPGTYKDPQYFCAYDHTNCTAVPCAKNFVILASDGQWNTPSCSIDTGYEDNSADPVVPAYRMHHDVLRTLNGADIRVQQVYALGLFLGGTGEQSLKNVAMYGSFDLNHGDWPDDLTGYPQDTCRMDDCCSEPNCGKGSACTPLPSSSPDWDQNGDGQPDTFLKASTAIQIKNYLLRFLRSILARASAGTSVSAQTQKREVGVNLIQAVFYPKVPESDLTWAGFVNVFWLYAFGTNRNIREDTVENKILDLCSPTGEPGGDYILHFVVENATGETTIKAYESACNGTEASRTPKETYLHLNTLTGENSPVKVWEAGRKLSQTRADERKIYTPAALNSLFPETPVDLTNATYELVDLSQRDYSLLGDEDKDGYVDENGESFRGVTFSENGLAVVDLIDYIYGKDQPGWRNRTFTVGTENRTWKLGDIVYSTPLVVDYPGYSVVYVGANDGLLHAFRLGKKRYDGLGKGQLARICDDTNILCTTNRLGEELWAFAPKNALPYLRYLADPGYCHLYYVDLEPFLYPVDRNRDGRPEKLILIGGMRLGGAVGCDNATNCVIPPEDTCPSPGRYSPDSNSCVGLSSYFALDVTDPEDPKFLWEFADPDLGFTLSGPALIYYQGTPFVMFLSGPTSYNGSAALPPRAFVLELDPDNYTVAYTEDINPKPKIYEIDLNSPLGLSSSTKGFGGRLFTSGLDYNEDGNTDLVPFGLTYWDNSTQSWKGIVAAAVVNSSNSLEWTFQVYKTDIGPVTTRVLAGKCKGAPWIYYATGRWFYKEDPSGEGRETLGGIKLDPTNNWAASTELNGEWSVTLDLGETVGGITYGKERSITDPLFKDNISLFVTMEPTADVCGFGGRTRVLAMECDNGSSITRAVGTLFLQLSRGNIEKIEIKPENFPLKGGRATRWFVGTPSPSPPLLVSPGEGLRGRIIYWFEK; translated from the coding sequence TTGGGAGATTATCCCTACACCGGTTTTGGCCAGCCCGGGAACGCCGACCCGGACCATCCTTATACCCACCTTATACGGTTCATAAATTACATATCTCCTGATGGAAGAACAAGTACAGGCCCGGCCATGTGGGAGGCCTACGATTACTTTAAACAACAGGACGACCATAACTATGCCAACGACTTCGACCTCGCCCCCGGAACCTACAAGGACCCGCAGTACTTTTGCGCGTACGACCACACTAATTGTACCGCGGTGCCCTGTGCCAAAAATTTCGTCATCCTGGCCTCCGATGGTCAGTGGAATACTCCATCCTGTAGTATAGATACGGGCTATGAAGACAATTCCGCGGATCCGGTGGTTCCGGCCTACCGCATGCACCATGATGTGCTCCGGACTTTGAACGGAGCCGACATCCGCGTCCAGCAGGTTTACGCCCTGGGACTCTTTTTAGGGGGTACCGGAGAACAGTCCCTCAAAAATGTAGCCATGTACGGATCCTTTGATCTGAATCACGGAGACTGGCCCGACGATCTTACAGGATATCCACAAGACACCTGTCGTATGGATGATTGTTGTAGTGAACCCAACTGTGGTAAAGGCAGCGCTTGTACTCCTCTGCCCTCTTCCTCTCCGGATTGGGATCAAAACGGGGACGGTCAGCCGGACACATTTCTCAAGGCCTCCACGGCCATCCAGATAAAGAACTATCTACTCCGTTTTCTACGCAGCATCCTCGCCAGGGCCTCGGCCGGCACTTCGGTGTCGGCTCAGACCCAGAAGCGTGAAGTGGGAGTAAACCTGATACAGGCCGTGTTCTATCCGAAGGTGCCGGAGAGTGATCTTACCTGGGCGGGGTTCGTGAATGTCTTTTGGCTATACGCCTTCGGCACGAACAGGAACATCCGAGAGGACACGGTGGAAAACAAAATTCTGGACCTGTGTTCTCCCACGGGAGAGCCCGGTGGAGACTACATCTTACATTTCGTCGTAGAAAATGCCACCGGAGAAACCACCATAAAGGCCTACGAAAGTGCCTGCAACGGCACCGAGGCCTCCCGCACCCCAAAAGAGACCTACCTCCATCTTAACACCCTCACCGGAGAGAACTCCCCCGTCAAGGTCTGGGAGGCCGGAAGGAAACTCTCCCAGACCCGGGCCGACGAGAGGAAGATCTACACCCCCGCCGCCTTGAATTCCCTCTTTCCCGAAACCCCGGTAGACCTTACTAATGCAACTTACGAACTGGTGGACCTATCCCAAAGGGATTATTCCCTTTTAGGAGACGAGGACAAAGACGGTTATGTTGACGAGAACGGGGAAAGTTTTCGAGGGGTGACTTTTTCAGAAAACGGTCTGGCGGTGGTGGACCTTATAGACTACATCTACGGAAAGGATCAGCCCGGCTGGAGAAACCGGACCTTTACGGTGGGCACCGAAAACAGGACCTGGAAACTGGGAGACATAGTATATTCCACCCCCCTCGTGGTGGACTATCCCGGTTATTCCGTGGTCTATGTGGGGGCCAACGACGGCCTGCTCCATGCCTTTAGACTGGGAAAGAAACGCTACGACGGCCTGGGGAAGGGACAGCTAGCCAGAATCTGCGACGATACGAATATTCTTTGTACGACGAATCGTCTGGGTGAAGAGCTCTGGGCCTTTGCTCCGAAAAACGCCCTTCCCTACCTGCGCTACCTTGCCGATCCGGGATACTGTCACCTTTACTATGTAGACCTGGAACCCTTCCTTTACCCGGTGGATCGAAATCGGGATGGGCGCCCGGAGAAACTGATCCTCATCGGAGGAATGCGCCTGGGAGGAGCGGTCGGGTGTGATAATGCCACTAATTGTGTTATCCCCCCGGAAGACACCTGTCCGAGCCCGGGCAGATATTCACCGGACTCTAATTCCTGTGTGGGGCTTTCCTCCTACTTCGCCCTGGATGTAACCGATCCTGAAGATCCCAAATTTCTGTGGGAATTCGCCGATCCGGATCTGGGCTTCACCCTCTCCGGTCCGGCCCTGATTTATTATCAAGGTACACCCTTTGTAATGTTCCTTTCCGGACCTACCAGCTACAACGGAAGTGCTGCTCTGCCGCCGAGGGCCTTCGTTTTGGAGCTGGATCCCGACAATTACACCGTGGCTTATACAGAAGATATTAATCCCAAACCCAAAATATACGAAATAGACTTAAACTCTCCACTGGGATTGAGTTCTTCGACCAAGGGCTTCGGAGGCCGCCTTTTTACCTCCGGCCTGGACTACAACGAGGACGGAAACACGGATCTCGTCCCCTTTGGACTGACCTACTGGGACAACTCCACCCAAAGCTGGAAGGGAATTGTTGCGGCGGCGGTGGTGAACTCGTCTAATTCATTAGAATGGACTTTTCAGGTTTACAAAACCGATATAGGTCCCGTAACTACACGGGTACTTGCGGGAAAGTGTAAAGGGGCACCGTGGATTTACTACGCTACAGGCCGTTGGTTTTATAAAGAGGATCCATCTGGCGAGGGAAGGGAAACTCTGGGAGGAATTAAACTGGATCCCACAAATAACTGGGCCGCCTCTACGGAATTAAATGGCGAGTGGTCCGTAACTCTGGATCTCGGAGAAACCGTGGGAGGAATCACCTACGGTAAGGAGCGTTCTATCACCGATCCCCTCTTCAAAGACAACATTTCCTTATTCGTCACCATGGAACCCACCGCGGATGTTTGCGGATTCGGAGGAAGGACCAGGGTGTTAGCCATGGAATGCGACAACGGCTCCTCCATCACCCGGGCCGTGGGCACACTCTTTCTGCAGCTCTCTCGGGGAAACATAGAGAAAATAGAAATCAAACCGGAGAACTTTCCCTTAAAAGGCGGAAGAGCCACCCGGTGGTTCGTGGGCACGCCTTCCCCTTCCCCGCCCCTTCTGGTTTCTCCCGGGGAGGGACTGCGGGGGCGGATAATCTATTGGTTCGAAAAGTGA
- a CDS encoding response regulator transcription factor translates to MSGSPDPRVLIIEDDPFLGPSLRDYLKERGFEAFWLGDERLWRETLSRPWEAVVLDLILPHIPGEHILRELKSRHPSLPVLILTAKEDLESKKVCFESGADDYLVKPFEVLELELRLRALLRRRERPPASRVEIGELIVDLEAGVLRRGDEEVVLSRRAWDLLLYLLRNRGRIVSKEEILENVWSDVIVNEETLRSYIKELRRVLPREAIKTFKGRGYRLD, encoded by the coding sequence TTGAGTGGATCCCCTGACCCCCGGGTGCTCATCATCGAGGACGATCCCTTTCTGGGCCCCTCGTTGAGGGATTACCTTAAGGAACGGGGGTTTGAGGCCTTCTGGCTCGGCGACGAAAGGCTCTGGCGTGAAACCCTTTCCCGCCCCTGGGAGGCGGTGGTACTGGATCTCATACTACCCCACATTCCCGGAGAGCACATCCTCAGGGAACTGAAGAGCCGACATCCCTCCCTTCCGGTCCTGATACTCACGGCCAAGGAGGACCTGGAGAGCAAGAAGGTCTGTTTCGAATCCGGGGCCGACGACTACCTGGTGAAACCCTTCGAGGTGCTGGAGCTCGAGCTGCGCCTCAGGGCCCTGCTGAGGCGCCGGGAAAGACCCCCGGCCTCACGGGTGGAGATCGGAGAGCTCATAGTGGACCTCGAGGCCGGGGTCCTCCGTCGGGGAGACGAGGAGGTCGTGCTTTCCCGTCGGGCCTGGGACCTTCTTCTCTATCTCCTCCGGAACCGGGGCCGCATAGTGAGCAAGGAGGAGATCCTGGAAAATGTGTGGAGCGATGTCATCGTGAACGAGGAAACCTTGCGCAGCTACATCAAGGAGCTGCGCCGGGTGCTCCCCCGCGAGGCTATAAAGACCTTCAAGGGAAGAGGTTATCGTCTGGATTGA